The proteins below are encoded in one region of Pseudoduganella armeniaca:
- a CDS encoding DcrB-related protein yields the protein MPETQLYHANHATFELPAQLKDKTMHMFTLRDDGPSEFNVVISHADVKPEERLEEFGDRLAMELTRALPRFQLKAMTERQVDGTPALELVYSWRNEAGTMHQRQVITLVAGSKPGTREALLIAATCLSAFSDEWNAAFEAIVDSIKLRRPLASAPVAPAAVPPRPALPAVFALSEPRKTLHVFANKEEAGTKLGARDLEQDRWEFYDANGTRLLASVTKGSGGLSLLRPASTLTLEHSAEPQGPKLGERLHLAQYIQASSSSVPFYSLTEVRAHLDQVAQG from the coding sequence ATGCCAGAAACGCAGCTGTACCACGCCAACCACGCCACCTTCGAGCTGCCCGCGCAGCTGAAGGACAAGACGATGCACATGTTCACCTTGCGCGACGACGGCCCCAGCGAGTTCAACGTCGTCATCTCGCATGCGGACGTCAAGCCGGAAGAACGACTGGAGGAGTTCGGCGACCGCCTGGCGATGGAGCTGACGCGCGCGCTGCCGCGCTTCCAGCTCAAGGCGATGACGGAGCGCCAGGTCGACGGCACGCCGGCGCTGGAATTGGTGTACAGCTGGCGCAACGAGGCGGGCACGATGCACCAGCGCCAGGTCATCACCCTGGTGGCGGGCAGCAAGCCTGGTACGCGCGAAGCGCTGCTGATCGCGGCCACCTGCCTGTCCGCCTTCAGCGACGAGTGGAACGCCGCATTCGAGGCCATCGTCGACAGTATCAAGCTGCGCCGGCCGCTGGCGTCGGCGCCCGTCGCACCCGCCGCCGTGCCGCCACGCCCGGCGCTGCCGGCGGTCTTCGCGCTGTCCGAACCGCGCAAGACCCTGCACGTGTTCGCCAACAAGGAAGAAGCCGGGACCAAGTTGGGCGCGCGCGACCTGGAGCAGGACCGCTGGGAATTTTACGACGCCAATGGCACGCGCCTGCTGGCCAGCGTGACCAAGGGCAGCGGCGGCCTGTCGCTGCTGCGGCCGGCAAGCACGCTGACCCTGGAACACTCGGCCGAACCGCAGGGACCGAAGCTGGGCGAGCGGCTGCACCTGGCGCAGTACATCCAGGCCAGCTCGTCGAGCGTGCCGTTCTACAGCCTGACGGAAGTGCGCGCGCACCTGGACCAGGTCGCGCAGGGCTGA
- the tssI gene encoding type VI secretion system tip protein TssI/VgrG, which yields MSSDSLDSPAKAGLVPDPAEKPSDLPAAGKLAVSAAGLAGVDARALGVASTALDTATLLQGGAGAAALTTGLTGLAGQAYPQLGQALQVASQVQALAQKSETLAAPAQQAAALVKEAPQAVAAAPDALENLVIAEHPLAGQAVSDFAVAEAPFVPPAIDPAQQGDVITAALARFSDGRRLLRFYSPLAGEKTLLIESLSGTAAISEQFAFNLSLISENAEIDLKDMMGKNVSVSVQLADGSEHFINGYVHSFGFTHSDGGFAFYHAQIVPWLSYLKQRVNSRIFQDQTVLEVLDTVFKTDYNGLANYELRTSQTYQPQNFIVQYDETDEHFVCRLMERHGLFYYFEHKPNGHVMVISDDSRSATFCPPQEDHAEVEFNGGNRWHDQDSVTAFAAERKLQSTKVALNTFDFKSPNTLQYVEVPTVTQQGDMPTMEIYDGNPAFSYKDKEHGQREARQRLEVLEWQAKVFTGASDCRGLVAGHTFKLLGHHWFDPTGDGDNDFLVLSVQYTARNNYFERGQGDVYQNTFTAIRRKIPFRPRRVHAMPRMPGPQTATVVGPKGTEIHTDKFGRIKVQFHWDRYGRRDERSSCWIRVSQPWAGQGWGTISIPRIGQEVIIDYLEGDPDRPVCTGRLFNADQPAPYGLPDGAHMMGFKSRSTPGGGGFCEMVIHDQKGKELINIHSQKDMVTTVQNTQATVVNGPHQTNTVSSGFQTNTVKQYIVTTAQTGHIHETAKTNIEMTAEDAHIHQTAKTNIELTAQDDYIHQTAKTNIELVAQNAHLHQKAKQNIELTSETEHIHLKANTDITLEVGGSKIVLQQDGTILIQGVNVTVIGSSRIDLNK from the coding sequence ATGTCTTCAGATTCGCTCGATAGCCCGGCCAAGGCCGGTCTCGTCCCCGACCCGGCCGAAAAGCCGTCCGACCTGCCGGCCGCGGGCAAGCTTGCCGTCAGCGCGGCAGGGCTGGCCGGCGTCGATGCCAGGGCGCTTGGGGTGGCCAGTACCGCCTTGGACACGGCCACCCTCCTGCAGGGCGGCGCCGGCGCCGCCGCGCTGACGACCGGCCTGACTGGCCTGGCCGGGCAGGCCTATCCCCAGCTGGGGCAGGCGCTGCAGGTCGCGTCGCAGGTCCAGGCCCTGGCGCAGAAGAGCGAGACGCTCGCCGCGCCGGCCCAGCAGGCCGCCGCGCTCGTCAAGGAAGCGCCGCAGGCAGTCGCGGCGGCGCCGGATGCGCTGGAAAACCTCGTCATCGCCGAGCATCCGCTGGCGGGGCAGGCGGTCAGCGATTTCGCCGTCGCCGAGGCACCGTTCGTCCCACCCGCCATCGACCCGGCGCAGCAGGGCGACGTCATCACTGCCGCGCTGGCCCGGTTCAGCGACGGCCGCCGCCTGCTGCGCTTCTACTCGCCGCTGGCGGGCGAGAAGACGCTGCTGATCGAGTCGCTGAGCGGTACCGCGGCGATTTCCGAGCAATTCGCCTTCAACCTCAGCCTGATTTCGGAAAACGCCGAGATCGACCTGAAGGACATGATGGGCAAAAACGTCAGCGTCAGCGTCCAGCTGGCGGACGGCAGCGAGCACTTCATCAACGGCTACGTCCATTCGTTCGGCTTCACCCACTCGGACGGCGGCTTCGCGTTCTACCACGCCCAGATCGTGCCCTGGCTCAGCTACCTGAAGCAGCGCGTCAACTCGCGCATCTTCCAGGACCAGACCGTGCTCGAGGTACTGGATACGGTGTTCAAGACCGACTACAACGGCCTGGCCAACTACGAGCTGCGCACCAGCCAGACCTACCAGCCGCAGAACTTCATCGTCCAGTACGACGAGACGGACGAGCATTTCGTCTGCCGGCTGATGGAACGCCATGGCCTGTTCTATTACTTCGAGCACAAGCCGAACGGCCATGTGATGGTCATCAGCGACGACTCGCGTTCGGCCACGTTCTGTCCGCCGCAGGAGGATCATGCCGAGGTGGAGTTCAACGGCGGCAACCGCTGGCACGACCAGGACAGCGTCACGGCATTCGCGGCCGAACGCAAGCTGCAGTCGACCAAGGTCGCATTGAACACGTTCGACTTCAAGTCGCCCAACACGCTGCAGTACGTCGAGGTGCCGACCGTCACGCAGCAGGGCGACATGCCGACGATGGAGATCTACGACGGCAATCCGGCCTTCTCGTACAAGGACAAGGAACACGGCCAGCGCGAGGCGCGCCAGCGCCTGGAAGTGCTGGAGTGGCAGGCCAAGGTGTTCACCGGCGCGTCCGATTGCCGCGGCCTCGTGGCCGGCCACACCTTCAAGCTGCTCGGCCATCACTGGTTCGACCCGACGGGCGACGGCGACAACGACTTCCTGGTGCTGTCGGTGCAGTACACCGCCCGCAACAACTACTTCGAGCGCGGCCAGGGCGACGTCTACCAGAACACGTTTACGGCGATTCGCCGCAAGATTCCGTTCCGTCCGCGCCGCGTGCACGCGATGCCGCGCATGCCCGGCCCGCAGACGGCCACGGTGGTGGGGCCGAAGGGCACCGAAATCCATACGGACAAGTTCGGCCGCATCAAGGTGCAGTTCCACTGGGACCGCTACGGCCGCCGCGACGAGCGCAGCTCCTGCTGGATCCGCGTCTCGCAGCCGTGGGCGGGCCAGGGCTGGGGCACCATCTCGATTCCCCGCATCGGCCAGGAAGTGATCATCGACTACCTGGAAGGCGACCCGGACCGCCCGGTCTGCACGGGCCGCCTGTTCAACGCCGACCAGCCGGCACCGTACGGCCTGCCGGACGGCGCGCACATGATGGGCTTCAAGAGCCGTTCCACCCCAGGCGGTGGCGGCTTCTGCGAGATGGTCATCCATGACCAGAAGGGCAAGGAGCTGATCAATATCCATTCGCAGAAGGATATGGTCACGACCGTCCAGAACACCCAGGCGACGGTGGTCAACGGCCCGCACCAGACCAATACTGTCAGCAGCGGCTTCCAGACCAACACGGTCAAGCAGTACATCGTGACGACGGCGCAGACGGGCCACATCCACGAGACCGCAAAGACCAATATCGAGATGACGGCCGAGGATGCGCACATCCACCAGACGGCCAAGACCAATATCGAGCTGACGGCGCAGGACGACTACATCCACCAGACCGCCAAGACCAATATCGAACTGGTGGCGCAGAACGCGCACCTGCACCAAAAGGCCAAGCAGAACATCGAGCTGACGTCGGAAACGGAGCACATCCACTTGAAGGCGAACACGGACATCACGCTGGAAGTGGGCGGCAGCAAGATCGTGCTGCAGCAGGACGGCACGATCCTGATCCAGGGCGTCAACGTCACCGTGATCGGCAGCAGCCGGATCGACCTGAACAAATGA